The nucleotide sequence AATTATCATCCCTGCGCCTAGTTGATTCtttcttgatttctttccaatttggtCTAAGAAGGTAAAAAGCAATACTTCTAGGAATAGAGTAGCATCTGGCGATGATGTCAAAAAGTTGGCTGTTTTTAACGAATGCAAGGGTAATGAGTCCTCAGCCAAGAGGTATCCATAAAATCTTCCaagattcaaaatctttttcaactttgttTCCTCATCTCCATCATTGATTCCCAAAACATTAACCTCTTCATCGTCAACATCACCGTCATCTAACTCTTTAATTAAATCCCACAAcataaattgaaatgtCTTCCTGAAAGAATGTGTATCACAAAGATTGTTTGCTAATACCGCATAGTACGGATTCCACGAAGGTTCAATAGTAGTACAATGGATCAATACTTTTGGTATTTCTCTTTCCTGAGCCCTCTTTAAAGACAACTTATCCAACTTTGTCCTAGCATCGACAAAATCAGTAGCTGACATGATTGAAATAAATACAGCTCTACGAATATCAGTGTTCATCCTTTGTGCTTTTGCCAATTCCAACCAGTTTGGTTCAGCTGCATCGAGAACATCATTGACCTCGAATTCATTGACATCGGCACCTGGCTTGTCGATGACCTCGTTCCCTTTCCATGCAGATCCAACCAACCACCATTTCCCTCTTGTGTCAACATTATGTATATCGTCCAAGGACACTTGAATTGGATCACCtcctttgttgttgtttatacCActcaaaaactttttgaGTCTGATGGACAATTGATGGTTTCCCTCATTTAGCACcttcattttgttgtttttcaaagttgaaattgtatcaatcaagaattgaattctTGAAGTTTTAAGGTCCGCCAGCAAATTAGcatatttttcattcaacaaaattataatGTTCTTCAAAGATGAAGGGTCATCTGTACGCATTTGGTTCCCAGAACTTCTAATCAATCGTAACAATAAGTCTGCATTGTTTTCGTTAAGGTTTATAATGAGCTCTCTAACTATATCATATAGGACCTTGGAAGACAATAAATGAAATAAATACACCGATGATAACAATgttatcaaatttgaagcTTCTGTCTTCTTATTGCTCTCCTTACTAAACTGttcaaatttctcaatcAACGTTTGAATAAAGTGGGCTCCAAATTCAACACCTTGTAGTCTGTAGATTGCAGCAACGAGACAAGCATGGAGGTAAACAAAAGTGTCCAACAATCGACCTTGCTGAATCACTCCACCAAGAACGATATTTGTTAACTGTTCGTTCATCACCTGTCTTGGATGGGACATGTAtagattttgaatttcattCACAATTGAGGAGATGTTGGCTTCCGAAAGCTTATTCATGGGACCCATAATTGCCTTTCGTAAGTTCAAAATTTCCTTAGATTCTTCACTTTGTGCTTCCAATGCCATTTTGCGACGCAATGCAGGAGGAATGTACCTTTGCTCAGATATAGAGGCGTCATTTTTGTCTCCTTTGTCGGTACTAGGGGCAACATAAGGATTCTCCCTCACTCTCTCCTCTCCAGAAGAGGAATAGTCCAgatcttcatcttcaatttcttcctCCAGACCTTCGCTAGCCACTTCAACTTCctcttcattgatgaagtcCAACCCATCTAATAAGTGGTTCAAGTCATCGTCGTCAGCGTCTGGCAAGTTATCAGTTTTCTTGATTCCCAATTTTTTGGCATAATATTCGAggtcatcatcatcttgttgAGATGCTTTGGAACTTGGAGGAAGTGCATACTTGGTGCTTTGTTTGACTTTAAGTTTACCTACTTCAGAGCTTTCACGCTCATCGGAGGACGAGACGTCGTCTTCTGGTGCACTTAGGTCGTCTGAGAAATCCAAATCCAACCCATCCAAGAGACCCCCGataatatcatcatcatcagttttGCTCAATTTCGATTTTTTGCCATCTTTCAACCCAAGCTTTTTGGCGTAATATTCAATCTCCTCATTATCTTTTTGAGTGATAGCATTATCGGGGATGATATGCCTATCCTGGTTTTTCTTGGTTTCCTTTGTTTCATTGTCCGATTCGTCATCTGATACGTCATCAAACCCACCAAACTCGGATTTGTAGTCTGAGGAGTACAGATCGCTTTCACCAAATGAATCATCTTCCAAATCGTCTTCTTTTACGATCCTCACATCTCCATTACTCTTTGTTGAACCActatatttcttttcctttaaTAGTCGTAAAGCTTCCATGGGGTCTTCCTCAACCTCGCTATAGCCATCACCCAGTAGGTCATCATCTTCGAGATCATCTTCCTTGACAATTCGTATTTCACTCTGATTGTTTGagctcttctttttcttttctttcaagCGACGCAATGCTTCCAATGGATCAGTATTATGatcctcttcttcactaTACTCAGCATCCTCCAAATCCTCCAGACCAGAGAAGTCCGACGTTGAGTGATCCTTCAAGTCATCTTCTCCAATAACTCTCAATTTTGTCGAGGCtttgttgttcttttgttccttcaatttttttagCTTTTCCATAACATCCTCCAGCTCACCACTGACTCGTTTACTTCCATTAGTTTTGAAAGGTTTACCCTTTTGCTCTTTAacttttgaagttttggaaattggaGTAGTTGCGTTCACATTCGGTCTTTGTTTCTGCTTCTTCAAAGTACGCTCctgttttcttttctcttttctaGATAGTACCTTATTTgactttctctttttggAACCGGTTGAGTCTGGAGTACCATATCGAGCATCACC is from Candida orthopsilosis Co 90-125, chromosome 1 draft sequence and encodes:
- a CDS encoding Sgd1 protein (with a predicted role in small ribosomal subunit biogenesis) — protein: MARPRNGDVSRTIQLPSQILEQINDKQARGEYDSGDARYGTPDSTGSKKRKSNKVLSRKEKRKQERTLKKQKQRPNVNATTPISKTSKVKEQKGKPFKTNGSKRVSGESEDVMEKLKKLKEQKNNKASTKLRVIGEDDLKDHSTSDFSGSEDLEDAEYSEEEDHNTDPLEALRRLKEKKKKSSNNQSEIRIVKEDDLEDDDLSGDGYSEVEEDPMEALRLLKEKKYSGSTKSNGDVRIVKEDDLEDDSFGESDSYSSDYKSEFGGFDDVSDDESDNETKETKKNQDRHIIPDNAITQKDNEEIEYYAKKLGLKDGKKSKLSKTDDDDIIGGLLDGLDLDFSDDLSAPEDDVSSSDERESSEVGKLKVKQSTKYALPPSSKASQQDDDDLEYYAKKLGIKKTDNLPDADDDDLNHLLDGLDFINEEEVEVASEGSEEEIEDEDSDYSSSGEERVRENPYVAPSTDKGDKNDASISEQRYIPPALRRKMALEAQSEESKEILNLRKAIMGPMNKLSEANISSIVNEIQNLYMSHPRQVMNEQLTNIVLGGVIQQGRLLDTFVYLHACLVAAIYRLQGVEFGAHFIQTLIEKFEQFSKESNKKTEASNLITLLSSVYLFHLLSSKVLYDIVRELIINLNENNADLLLRLIRSSGNQMRTDDPSSLKNIIILLNEKYANLSADLKTSRIQFLIDTISTLKNNKMKVLNEGNHQLSIRLKKFLSGINNNKGGDPIQVSLDDIHNVDTRGKWWLVGSAWKGNEVIDKPGADVNEFEVNDVLDAAEPNWLELAKAQRMNTDIRRAVFISIMSATDFVDARTKLDKLSLKRAQEREIPKVLIHCTTIEPSWNPYYAVLANNLCDTHSFRKTFQFMLWDLIKELDDGDVDDEEVNVLGINDGDEETKLKKILNLGRFYGYLLAEDSLPLHSLKTANFLTSSPDATLFLEVLLFTFLDQIGKKSRKNQLGAGMIIDKSSKTDDLFDDRLLVQRIIKAKDQITLLRGLQYFLQEKVKASDLVTKEKQRVRVDWGVDAMFDVIDELLKDADEY